CAGATCGCCTGGACGCGTCCCTATGACGCCGCGCCTGACACCTTCGCCAAACGCCGCACTCAGCTCATTGAAGATCTCGGTCTCATGGTGCTCAATCGCCGGGTGAGCGCCATCGCCAGCAAGGCGAATGCCCCTTTCATCAGTGCGGGCGTCGGCTCCCAGGATATTCTCAATTCCGCGCATGTGGTCCTGATCGCGGCGAACTCCCAGCCGGACAAATGGCAGGCGGCGCTCGCAGCCATCGACCAGGAACAGCGTCGTATCCAGGAGTTCGGCGCTACACAGGCGGAGATCGATCGCGAAATCCTCGACTATCGCTCGGCCCTGCAGGCGGCGGCTGCCGGAGCCGCGACGCGCATGACCACCGACATTGCTTCGGTGCTGGCGAGCAGCGTCGATGACGATCAGGTCTTCACCTCGCCCGCCGAAGACCTCTCGCTGTTCGAGACGATGACGAGCGGCGTTACGGCCGCCGAGATCAATCGGGCTTTGCAGCATGCGTTCTCCGGCAACGGTCCGCAGGTCGTGCTCCAGACGGCCCAATCACCTGAGGGCGGAGCCGACACGGTTCGCCAAGTCTATGACGCCTCAAATGCCGTTGCCGTCTCGGCACCATCCGGTGCAGCTGACGTCGCTTGGCTCTACACCCATTTCGGCGCGCCGGGCGCTGTGATCGAACGCCGCGCCGTCGTCGATCTCGGCTTGACCATGGTGCGCTTTTCCAACGGTGTGCGGCTGACCGTCAAACCAACCAAGCTGCGCGCCAACGAAGTGCTGGTGCGCGAAGATATTGGCCGCGGTCGGCTAGGCCTGCCTAACGACCCTTCCGCCCCGATCTGGGCATCTCCGGCCGTCGTGCTGTCCGGCGTTAAGGCCATGGATTACCAGGATATCCAGAAAGCACTGACAGCCAACATCGTCAGCATCGACTTCTCGGTCGGCGACAGCTCCTTCAGGTTCGACGGTCATACAAGGACGGAAGATCTTGTGACCCAACTGCAGCTCATGACCGCATACACCTCGGATCCCGCCTACCGTCCCGAGGCGTTCAAGCGCGTGCAGCAAGCCTATTTGAGCGGCCTCGATCAGTACGAGGCGACGCCTGGCGGCGTTGTCAGCCGCGATTTCCCAAGTCTCGTGCATTCCGGCGACCCGCGCTGGACCTTCCCCGACCGCGCGCAGTTGTCCGCCGCCAAGCCAGACGTTTTCGAGGCGCTGTTCCGGCCTATGGTCTCCAACGGCCCGATCGACATCACCATCGTCGGCGACGTGACGGTGGACGACGCAATCCGGCTGACAGCTGAGACTTTTGGTGCCTTGCCGCCACGCCCGGAGACGGCGTCGAGCAACGATCGGGACGACGTGCGTTTTCCGGCGACGACCGAGAAACCCGTTGTGAAGACCCATAGCGGCAGGGCAGATAACGCCGCCGCCGCGGTAGGGGCTCCGATTGGCGATTTGCTTTCCAATCTGCCACGCTCCTTCACCGCCAACATTGCCGCCCAGATTTTTCAGAACAGGTTGATCGACCAGTTTCGCATTGTCGAAGGAGCAAGCTATGTCCTGGAGGGCGACGTTGACCTGTCACGGGAAGTCCCCGGCTACGGCTACGCATATTTCTACGTCGAGACAGACCCGGCAAAGATCGCGCGCTTCTACGCACTTGTCGAGGAGATCGCCAAGGACCTGCGGTCACGTGATGTTTCCCCGGATGAGCTCGCCCGCGCCAGGGAACCCATCATCGAGACACTGAAGCATCAGCAGCAGGGTAACGAATATTGGATCGAATATCTGCACGACGCTCAGACGGATTCGCGTGGCTTAGACCGGATACGCGACAATCTCAGCGGCTACGACAAGGTGGCCGCCGCAGATATCCGCGCGTTTGCCACGGCCTATTTCAGCCCGGAAAAATTCTGGAAATTCGAAGTGCTGCCGCCGGCAGTGCGATAGGTCGCGAGCACTGTTCAGGAACGGCGTTTGACCACGCGCATGTTCATTTCCGAGCGAAGAGCGAAGCCCTGCGTTTCGTAAAGAGAAATGGCCGAGGTATTCGCCGCATAGGCATGCAGATAG
This Rhizobium brockwellii DNA region includes the following protein-coding sequences:
- a CDS encoding M16 family metallopeptidase; this translates as MSHKKMECSTAWRFLAAVSLVANFTSPAYADSPSVSWPQTQSDIQAESDVHFGTLANGMRFAIMRNVTPPGQAAIRFRIGSGSLDENDDQQGLAHVLEHMAFKGSTHVGEGEMVRILQRKGLAFGPDTNANTSYEETVYALDLPEVDADTVSTGLMLMRETASELSLDASAFDRERGVILSEERLRDTPQYRAALGIMNSLLAGRRATMRVPIGKVDIISNAPVDLVRDYYRANYRPDRATLIVVGDIDPAAMETEIRQRFGDWKAVGPTPTKPDLGTLETKGESADLIVVPGGMTSVQIAWTRPYDAAPDTFAKRRTQLIEDLGLMVLNRRVSAIASKANAPFISAGVGSQDILNSAHVVLIAANSQPDKWQAALAAIDQEQRRIQEFGATQAEIDREILDYRSALQAAAAGAATRMTTDIASVLASSVDDDQVFTSPAEDLSLFETMTSGVTAAEINRALQHAFSGNGPQVVLQTAQSPEGGADTVRQVYDASNAVAVSAPSGAADVAWLYTHFGAPGAVIERRAVVDLGLTMVRFSNGVRLTVKPTKLRANEVLVREDIGRGRLGLPNDPSAPIWASPAVVLSGVKAMDYQDIQKALTANIVSIDFSVGDSSFRFDGHTRTEDLVTQLQLMTAYTSDPAYRPEAFKRVQQAYLSGLDQYEATPGGVVSRDFPSLVHSGDPRWTFPDRAQLSAAKPDVFEALFRPMVSNGPIDITIVGDVTVDDAIRLTAETFGALPPRPETASSNDRDDVRFPATTEKPVVKTHSGRADNAAAAVGAPIGDLLSNLPRSFTANIAAQIFQNRLIDQFRIVEGASYVLEGDVDLSREVPGYGYAYFYVETDPAKIARFYALVEEIAKDLRSRDVSPDELARAREPIIETLKHQQQGNEYWIEYLHDAQTDSRGLDRIRDNLSGYDKVAAADIRAFATAYFSPEKFWKFEVLPPAVR